The Sulfurihydrogenibium sp. genome includes a region encoding these proteins:
- a CDS encoding DUF3592 domain-containing protein, translating into MLKVFVAYVLFASVLTMFVIYKYFRFFFWKKTEGEILDKRVERVKEIIKYETYRPVIEYKYKVDGKEYISNKIFITPFESDYNTAEKIINDFNDKKVVVYYNPSNPSESILKRNLHAGMVVMLIALIGIMLPFLYQAFVEVIGIGASKEDIALFVRNLLHSLFDN; encoded by the coding sequence ATGCTTAAAGTGTTTGTTGCTTACGTGCTATTTGCGTCTGTTTTGACTATGTTTGTTATATATAAATATTTTAGATTTTTCTTTTGGAAAAAGACGGAAGGAGAAATTTTAGATAAGAGAGTTGAAAGAGTCAAAGAGATAATCAAATATGAGACTTATAGACCGGTTATAGAATATAAATACAAAGTAGATGGAAAAGAGTATATATCTAATAAGATATTTATAACTCCTTTTGAATCTGACTATAACACTGCAGAGAAAATAATAAACGATTTTAATGACAAAAAGGTTGTGGTTTATTACAATCCTTCTAATCCTTCAGAAAGCATTCTGAAAAGAAATTTACATGCTGGTATGGTAGTTATGTTAATTGCATTGATCGGAATTATGTTGCCGTTTCTCTACCAAGCATTTGTGGAAGTTATAGGTATTGGAGCATCAAAAGAAGATATAGCCCTTTTTGTTAGAAATTTATTACATTCTTTGTTTGATAATTAA